From the genome of Roseivivax sp. THAF197b:
CGCGGTGGGCGTCTGGGGGATGTCCCCCCTGGCCCCCCGGGGCGAAGCCATGGCCGCGCGCACGGACGCGCCCCTCATCCGGATCGAGGATGCCTTCCTGCGCTCCCTCCATCCCGGCCGCGACGGGGAGCCGCCCGCAGGCCTGCTCATCGACACGAAGGGCGTGCATTTCGACCCTGCGCGCCCCTCGGACCTCGAGACGCTGCTGGCCACCCATCCCCTCGACGATGCCGCCCTTCTGGCCCGGGCCAAGGCGGCGATGGCCCGCATGCAGGCTGCGCATCTGACGAAATACGCCGCGACCCGCACCGACCTCTCCGCCCCTGATCCGGGCTACGTGCTGGTCATCGACCAGACCCATGAGGACGCCTCCGTCCGGGCCTCGGGTGCGGATCGCAATCGTTTCCGGGAGATGCTCTATCATGCGCGCGAAGAGCATCCCGGCGCGCGCATTCTCGTGCGCAGCCATCCCGAAACGCGCGCGGGCCACAGGCCGGGGCATTTCACCGAGGCGGATCTGGGCCCCGGTACGGAACGGCATGACGCGCCGATCTCGCCCTGGCTGCTTCTCGACGGGGCCATCGCGGTCTACACCGCCTCCTCGCAGTTGGGGTTTGAAGCGATCCTTGCCGGGCACCGCCCCTGCCTTTTCGGGCAGCCCTTCTATGCGGGATGGGGCCTGACGGACGACCGCTTTCCACTCGATCGGCGGCGGCGGCGCCTGTCCCGCGCCCAGCTCTTTGCCGCCGCGATGATCCTGTACCCGAAATGGTACGACCCGTTCCGCGACCGCCTCTGCGAGATCGAGGACGTGCTCGCCGCCTTCGAGGCCGAGACCCGCGCCTGGCGCGAGGACCGCGCAGGTTGGGTCGCGCGCGGCATGCGGCTCTGGAAGCGTCAGCCGCTGCAGGGCTTTTTCGGCAAAGAGCACCGGGTGATCTTCGAAGACGATGCCGTAAAAGCGCAAAGCATCGCCGCCGCGAAGGGCCGCCGTCAGATGGTCTGGGCCAGCAAGGGTCGCCCGGACGAGGACGCGGTCCGCGTCGAGGACGGCTTCCTGCGCTCGCGCGGGCTCGGTGCGGAGCTGATCCCGCCCCTGTCGCTCACCCTTGATGATCTGGGCATCTATTACGACCCGACGCAGCCGTCGCGGCTGGAGACGC
Proteins encoded in this window:
- a CDS encoding capsular polysaccharide biosynthesis protein; protein product: MSGTEPDPNAGAEMPRRLHVYTRKLRFDARITRILALSGYKVAIGQPREGDAVGVWGMSPLAPRGEAMAARTDAPLIRIEDAFLRSLHPGRDGEPPAGLLIDTKGVHFDPARPSDLETLLATHPLDDAALLARAKAAMARMQAAHLTKYAATRTDLSAPDPGYVLVIDQTHEDASVRASGADRNRFREMLYHAREEHPGARILVRSHPETRAGHRPGHFTEADLGPGTERHDAPISPWLLLDGAIAVYTASSQLGFEAILAGHRPCLFGQPFYAGWGLTDDRFPLDRRRRRLSRAQLFAAAMILYPKWYDPFRDRLCEIEDVLAAFEAETRAWREDRAGWVARGMRLWKRQPLQGFFGKEHRVIFEDDAVKAQSIAAAKGRRQMVWASKGRPDEDAVRVEDGFLRSRGLGAELIPPLSLTLDDLGIYYDPTQPSRLETLIAESPSLPPDAIERARRLIKQLTEAGLSKYNLSGTLPDLPAGRRILVPGQVEDDASILKGAGEIATNEGLLAHARAENPDAVLIWKPHPDVQAGLRQGAVDAPERWADVTLGTAPMGPLLDRVDAVWTMTSLTGFEALLRRCEVTVLGTPFYAGWGLTRDLGRVPARRRGMQGVSRESLVHATLIAYPRYRDPVTGRPCPPEVVAERLAKGEVPMPGPFNRTLSKLQGMLASRAHLWR